The genomic region GGCCCCTTCCATCTGATGGAAGGGGCCGACTGTGCTCGTGCGGCTGGCAGCGTGTCGCTACATCACGCGGCGTCGCTCTGGCTGCCGCTATCCGCTCCGCCGGCGGCGGCGTCAGACGACCCCGCGCCGCCCGAGGTGCCGGTGTTGCCGGCCTTGGCCTTGGCGACGAACTTCTTGGCCGCCTCCTGGAGCTTCTTGACCGAGGTCGCGACCGGGTCGCTGACATCCGTCACACCGTCCTGCGCACCCTGGCCGGGGGCATCGGAGCCCGTCGCGGGCACACCCGGTACGACCTTGTTGCCGTTGCTCAGATCGGTCGCGCCGTTGGACACCCCAGCCTCGGGCTCGACAACCTCGGTCTTGACGTCCTCGGTCTTGACCTTGACCGGCGTTACCTCGGGCTCGGCGACTGCGTTCGACTTCCGAGCGGTGCTCGGCTCGGGGTCTGCCGCAACCTTCAGCGGCGCCGCGGACTCGGCGGCCGACTTGGCCGTCAGAGCATCGACTGCTGCCGGCGCGGGTGCGGGAGCCGGTGCGGGGAAGACCCGCTTGATCACCTGGTCCACCTCGTGGATGACCTTGGCGGTCACCGCGCGCTGGAACTTGATCATCGAGAACTTCGCCTCGGCGACACCCCGATTGATCGCCGTCGCAATCGTTGCGAAGTCCCTCGTGGCGAAGGCGGCGGAGATCTTCTGCGCGGTCGCGGCGAGCTGTCGGGTCAACGTGCGCACCTGAAGCTGCACCTCGTTGCCGAGTGTGGGCTCGGGGGCGAACTCCTTGCCGTTCCAGTTCACCAGGGTCCAACCGTCCTCGTTGTTGCCCTCGATGACGACGTAATCGGTGTTGCCCAACTGAGCCGTCTGCAGCAGCTGGAGCTTCTCCATCACGGTGAGGTTCTTAACGTTCATCATCGTCCAGAACATGATGGTCCCGCCGTGCGCGAAGACGACGGCGTTCCGGTCGCCGTTGTCGTAGATGGTCTGCAGCGCACCGTCGACCCTGGCGTCGAACGAGTACCCGTTCTCGGTGGTGCCGGGCATGAACGTGCCCTTGTTGAACATGTCGACCGGGATCTGGGGGATGACGCCCGGGAACGTCCATCCGATCGGGTACAGGCCGTACCCGCCCTGGGCGTTGGCCTCCGGGGTGCCCTCGAAGACACCGGCCGGAATCTCCTGCAGGCCGTCGATCACATTGATGGGCAGGCCCAGGTACTGCGACATCGGCGTGGCCGTGAGCTGCGTCCGCACCATCGTCGACGCGTAGATGCCGTCGTAGTTGTTATCGCCCAGCTTGGCGGCGATATCCCGTGCCTGCTGCTGGCCCAGCGCGGTCAGCACCGGACCGGGTGTCGTCGTGTCGATCAGGCCCGAGGCGTTGCCGGCTGACTCGCCGTGCCGCACGAACGTCACCCTCATCAGCTCGGCTGCGGTGGCGGGGATGGCGGCCCCGAAGAGGAGCGCACACGAGGCCAGGGCGATACCGAAGAATTTCCACACCGCGGATCGACGCCGCAGGCCGACGTCGAGGGCTCTCGATCGAGCCGGCGGACCCGCTGTTGCGTCGGGGTGAGAAGGATCGTTCATTGAACACTTCCTGTTCGTTCGGGCGGACAGCTGACAGTGAACTCACAGGAGCCCGCAAACAAGCGGCAGTCTCGTTCACTGAGACTTGTGTTTGCTGGCGATACCGAATACCTAGTCGCGGAAATAGCGCGGTGCCGCGCGCTGTTGCGGGGTAGATGACTGAGCCAACCGAACTGAGCCCCACCGACTGGGTCCGCGAGCAGACCGAACGCATCCTGGCCCAAGGCACCACCGACGGGGTCGAGGTTCTAGACCGCCCGATCGTCCTGTTCACCACGACCGGCGCGAAGTCCGGGAAGAAGCGCTACGTACCCCTCATGCGTGTCGAGGAGGACGGCCGCTATGCCATGGTCGCGTCCAAGGGTGGCGATCCGGCGCATCCGTCCTGGTACCACAACGTGCAGGCGCATCCCTCTGTGACGGTGCAGGACGGCGACAAGGTGGCCACGCTCACCGCCCGTGAACTCGAGGGCGCCGAGCGCGAGCACTGGTGGGAGCTGGCGGTCGCGGCCTATCCGCCATACGCCGACTATCAGGTGAAGACCACGCGGTTGATTCCGGTGTTCGTCCTGGAGTGATCAGCCGGTTTCCCACCCGGGTTCACTGCTGGGCTCCTCGAGGACGGTAAGCGCTGGGTCGATGGCCGTACGCGTCTGATTGCCACCGGCGCGACGCGCTTCGAACATGGCCGTCTGCGCAACGGTGAGGAGTTCCTCCATGACGTCATGGGAGGGCAGGGCGGCCAGCGGAGCCAGTGGCGTACACACCACCCCGACGCTGGCTGTGACACCCGTGTGCGCGCCGGCGACTCCCCCACGGATGCGCTCTGCCAGTGGGTGAGGGTCGGCCTGGGTGAACAGATCGGCAACCCAGAACTCGGAATCGCTGGGATGGGCTATGACAGCGCCGCGGCGAGCCGTCTCGCGCAGGGACCGGGCGATCGCCACCCGCACACGGATAGCTCGGGCCGCACCGTGCATATCGGCCAACAGCGCGTGGTTGTCGAGGTTGACGACGACCACGACCAGACGCCGGTCATCGTTGCGACTTCGGGCACCGATGAGAGTGGCGACCTGCTCGTAGAAACCGTCGCGAGTGAACAGTCCGGTGACCGGTTCCAGGTCGCCGTGGATGGTGTCGTTGGCGATGAGGCGGATGACCAACCGGCTCGCGAACACGGCAAAACCGTTGACGAGCACGACCAGCAGAGCCGTCGCCAGTGCCACCGACACGTCGTCCTCGGCCAACTGCACCGCCAGGTACACGATGACCCCGGCGCCGACGGCCCAGATGAACGCCAGCAGCCTCATCGAATGGAGGAGGGCGACCAACGACCCGAGCGCCGCGTACGCCGTGGCCCCCAATATGCCCACCACAGGCGACGACACCATGACGCATGACACCGCGATACACACGGTCCCCACAACCGCGGTTGCCTGTGAGACGCGACGACTCGGCCATTTGGGTCGCAGCCACACCCATGCCATCACGACACAGCAGGCCGCCACGACGATCTGGGCGACGCGGCCACCCACACTGTGTGGACCCAAGACTCCGAACGACAGAATCACGCTGATCACGCCGAGTCCGAAGATGCTGCCGGCAATCGCTCGACTGGTACGGCGCTGCAGGTCGTGCGACGCCAGGTAGGCGGTCAGCCAGTAGTAATGATCGCCCCCGCGCCGCCAATCACGCGCGCCCATCACGCGCCGCTACCGCCACTCATTGCTGAAACAGTACAAGTTGACGGCCGCCTGGCACGTCCGACGGGCCGATGCTGCGCAGTCTCGTTCGACACACCAAACTTCTCATCAGACCTGCGTCGAACCACTTTGGAGCACTGCATGATCCCCGGCCCTATGACGCTGAGAACTAGGCACGCGTCGTCAGCGCGTCGGGATCTGATTCAGTGGCTCGGCCTCGGGGCTTGGGATCTGTTGTCCGGATGCCGTAGCGGCCCGGGGTCCGAGTGTGACGCTACATTTGCCTGACGATGGAACTACATCAACTGCAGTGCTTCATCGCCGTAGCTGAGGAGGGCACCTTCACCGCGGCCGGGCTGCGGCTACATCTCGCGCAGTCCGGCGTCAGCGCGCACGTCAAGGCGCTGGAGCGTGAGGTCGGGCAGCAACTGTTCGAGCGTCATCCCCGCGCAGTAAAGCTGACCGCGGCCGGCTACGCGTTGCTGCCGCACGTGCGCGCGGCGATGGACGCTCTCGCCGCCGGCCGCGCCTCGATCGACGGGCTCACCGGCCTGCTACACGGCCACGTGGCGATCGGGACGATCACCTCCATCTCACCGCGCAGCATCGACCTTCCCGATCTGCTCGCATCGTTTCACCGCAAGCATCCCGGCGTGGACCTGTCCCTGGTGGAGGACACCGCTGCGATGCTGACGCAACGGATCTCCGACGGACTTCTGGACGTGGCATTCACCAGCCTTACCGAAGAAACCGCACGCGGAATGCACGTCCGCGAACTGCATCGGGAGACGGTGATCGCGATCTTCCCGCCGTCGGCGGTTCCCCCGCGCGACGACGAGGTCTCGTTGAGCGAACTCGCCGGGCACACGTTGATCGCGCTGCCGGAGGGCTCGGGGCTGCGCTGGCAGCTCGATCGCGCCCTGCGGCGGGCCTCGGTCCGCGCTCGGATTGCTTTCGAGGCCAGCGACCCCGGTGTTCTCGTGGCTCTGGTCAAGGAGGGGCTCGGCGTCGGTTTGGTGCCCGAATCTGCGCTGACGCAGGGTGATGAACTTGTCGGGGTGCAGGTGTCCGACCTGCCTTCTGGCCGACTCGGCGTGGTATGGCGCGACGGCCGGCCGGCAAGTGCCGCCGCCACCGCCTTCGTCGAACACGCTACGTCCATGTACGCCAAACATGTTGGACAACAAAAGAAGTCCTGAGCCCTCTGGGAACGTTGAGCTACCCGAGACGCGCCACCCGCTCCTTACGCGCGGCGTCCATGCCGCGCCAGCGTCTCGCTTGAGGGGCGTCGAGACCCACCTGGTCGAGAATGCGGACAACGACGTGATCGACGATGTCGGCGATCGACTGGGGATGGTTGTAGAAGGCGGGCATCGGTGGCACGATGCGAGCCCCCATCCGACTCAGCGCAAGCATGTTCTCCAGGTGGATGGTGTTCAGCGGCGTCTCGCGTGGCACGAGAATCAACCGCCG from Mycolicibacterium sp. YH-1 harbors:
- a CDS encoding GGDEF domain-containing protein, giving the protein MGARDWRRGGDHYYWLTAYLASHDLQRRTSRAIAGSIFGLGVISVILSFGVLGPHSVGGRVAQIVVAACCVVMAWVWLRPKWPSRRVSQATAVVGTVCIAVSCVMVSSPVVGILGATAYAALGSLVALLHSMRLLAFIWAVGAGVIVYLAVQLAEDDVSVALATALLVVLVNGFAVFASRLVIRLIANDTIHGDLEPVTGLFTRDGFYEQVATLIGARSRNDDRRLVVVVVNLDNHALLADMHGAARAIRVRVAIARSLRETARRGAVIAHPSDSEFWVADLFTQADPHPLAERIRGGVAGAHTGVTASVGVVCTPLAPLAALPSHDVMEELLTVAQTAMFEARRAGGNQTRTAIDPALTVLEEPSSEPGWETG
- a CDS encoding nitroreductase family deazaflavin-dependent oxidoreductase; the encoded protein is MTEPTELSPTDWVREQTERILAQGTTDGVEVLDRPIVLFTTTGAKSGKKRYVPLMRVEEDGRYAMVASKGGDPAHPSWYHNVQAHPSVTVQDGDKVATLTARELEGAEREHWWELAVAAYPPYADYQVKTTRLIPVFVLE
- a CDS encoding histidine phosphatase family protein, with amino-acid sequence MNDPSHPDATAGPPARSRALDVGLRRRSAVWKFFGIALASCALLFGAAIPATAAELMRVTFVRHGESAGNASGLIDTTTPGPVLTALGQQQARDIAAKLGDNNYDGIYASTMVRTQLTATPMSQYLGLPINVIDGLQEIPAGVFEGTPEANAQGGYGLYPIGWTFPGVIPQIPVDMFNKGTFMPGTTENGYSFDARVDGALQTIYDNGDRNAVVFAHGGTIMFWTMMNVKNLTVMEKLQLLQTAQLGNTDYVVIEGNNEDGWTLVNWNGKEFAPEPTLGNEVQLQVRTLTRQLAATAQKISAAFATRDFATIATAINRGVAEAKFSMIKFQRAVTAKVIHEVDQVIKRVFPAPAPAPAPAAVDALTAKSAAESAAPLKVAADPEPSTARKSNAVAEPEVTPVKVKTEDVKTEVVEPEAGVSNGATDLSNGNKVVPGVPATGSDAPGQGAQDGVTDVSDPVATSVKKLQEAAKKFVAKAKAGNTGTSGGAGSSDAAAGGADSGSQSDAA
- a CDS encoding LysR family transcriptional regulator, which gives rise to MELHQLQCFIAVAEEGTFTAAGLRLHLAQSGVSAHVKALEREVGQQLFERHPRAVKLTAAGYALLPHVRAAMDALAAGRASIDGLTGLLHGHVAIGTITSISPRSIDLPDLLASFHRKHPGVDLSLVEDTAAMLTQRISDGLLDVAFTSLTEETARGMHVRELHRETVIAIFPPSAVPPRDDEVSLSELAGHTLIALPEGSGLRWQLDRALRRASVRARIAFEASDPGVLVALVKEGLGVGLVPESALTQGDELVGVQVSDLPSGRLGVVWRDGRPASAAATAFVEHATSMYAKHVGQQKKS